From one Peredibacter starrii genomic stretch:
- a CDS encoding phosphoribosyltransferase produces MDFLFKDRKDAGHKLYKYLRQFHFKNPIVLALPRGGVVVGAEVAEELHAPFDVVIARKIGAPGHLEFGIGALSEDEIPLFNKETSAYFRPDHPEIQRVVDEEIEELHRRIELYRDGNDLPDLTDRTVIVVDDGLATGVTAAAAGKYLRNQKPEELILAVPVGPSQVSRDVLENYDEIICLHSLDNLRAVGLWYDRFDQTKDEEVIQILKRFH; encoded by the coding sequence ATGGACTTTTTATTTAAAGACAGAAAAGATGCCGGACATAAACTTTATAAGTATTTGCGACAATTTCATTTTAAGAACCCCATAGTGCTCGCACTACCCCGTGGCGGTGTAGTGGTTGGAGCAGAAGTGGCCGAAGAACTTCACGCACCATTTGATGTTGTTATTGCCAGAAAAATCGGGGCCCCGGGACATCTGGAATTTGGCATTGGAGCATTATCTGAAGATGAAATCCCGCTTTTTAATAAAGAAACTTCTGCATACTTCAGGCCTGATCATCCTGAGATCCAAAGAGTAGTTGATGAAGAAATTGAAGAACTCCATCGGCGAATTGAACTCTATAGAGACGGAAATGATCTACCTGACCTGACTGATAGAACCGTCATTGTAGTGGATGATGGTTTGGCCACTGGTGTAACAGCGGCCGCGGCCGGTAAATATCTACGCAATCAAAAACCAGAGGAACTCATCCTTGCCGTCCCCGTTGGGCCATCTCAAGTTTCCAGAGACGTCCTGGAGAACTACGATGAGATCATCTGTTTGCATTCACTAGACAATCTCAGGGCCGTGGGACTCTGGTATGACAGGTTTGATCAAACCAAAGACGAAGAAGTCATTCAAATTCTTAAACGATTTCATTGA
- a CDS encoding erythromycin esterase family protein, with protein sequence MDINQFQDEVLAIGNPVNNIDDLGPLIEKIKDKKIVMLGESSHGTEDFYRWRRIISHELITKFGFNFIAVEGDWPACERINKFIQEGSKTDTMTTINSFSRWPTWMWANTEILNLMDDLRDWNEHSEFSVGFHGLDVYSLYESLDEVLSILRTLDPKFGEEIKAYYTCFDPYRHDEKAYARSLVHHNPGCKQEVATALQKILEKKLSDGSKVMNAVQNARIIQNGEHYYHVMMSMEEDSWNVRDRHMMETLSMLLNYYGAQSKAIVWAHNTHIGDYRATDMVNYGQINIGGLARQEYGGDKVALVGFTTYQGEVIASHAWDGPTEVMNVPSAKAESLESYLHSCVGLMENENFYLDFSDLNINSEFYNLTSHRAIGVVYDPERERRGNYVPTIPGKRYDALFFINRSEALTPLEVKFQPDKMPETYPYGSRI encoded by the coding sequence ATGGATATCAATCAATTTCAGGACGAGGTACTCGCGATCGGTAACCCTGTTAACAATATAGATGACTTGGGTCCATTGATTGAAAAAATCAAAGATAAGAAAATTGTCATGCTTGGAGAATCAAGTCATGGGACTGAAGACTTTTATAGATGGAGAAGAATAATTTCTCATGAACTAATTACCAAGTTTGGATTTAATTTTATCGCGGTGGAGGGGGATTGGCCCGCTTGCGAAAGAATCAATAAATTTATCCAGGAAGGTTCAAAGACAGATACTATGACCACCATTAATTCCTTCTCTCGTTGGCCGACCTGGATGTGGGCCAATACTGAGATACTTAACTTAATGGACGATCTTAGAGATTGGAACGAGCATTCCGAATTCTCAGTGGGGTTTCATGGGTTGGATGTTTATTCCCTTTATGAATCTCTTGATGAGGTTTTATCTATTCTTAGGACCCTCGATCCTAAATTTGGAGAAGAAATCAAGGCTTACTATACTTGTTTTGATCCATACAGACATGATGAAAAGGCCTATGCCAGATCATTAGTTCATCACAACCCTGGTTGTAAACAAGAGGTCGCGACGGCCCTTCAAAAGATATTAGAAAAAAAATTATCTGATGGTAGTAAAGTAATGAATGCAGTCCAAAATGCACGCATTATACAAAATGGAGAACACTACTACCATGTCATGATGTCCATGGAAGAAGACTCCTGGAACGTCAGAGATCGTCATATGATGGAGACCTTAAGCATGTTGTTAAATTATTATGGAGCTCAGTCTAAAGCGATTGTATGGGCGCATAATACTCATATAGGAGATTATCGGGCGACAGACATGGTGAATTATGGACAGATAAATATTGGAGGTCTTGCTCGACAAGAGTATGGGGGAGATAAAGTTGCACTGGTTGGATTTACCACCTACCAAGGTGAGGTCATTGCTTCTCACGCTTGGGACGGCCCCACAGAAGTGATGAATGTTCCCAGCGCAAAGGCCGAAAGTTTAGAGAGTTATCTTCATAGTTGTGTTGGCCTGATGGAAAATGAGAATTTTTATCTCGACTTCTCTGATCTTAATATTAATTCCGAATTTTATAATCTGACTTCTCACCGTGCCATTGGAGTGGTTTATGATCCAGAAAGGGAAAGAAGAGGGAATTATGTACCGACAATTCCCGGGAAAAGGTACGATGCTTTATTTTTTATTAACAGATCCGAGGCCCTAACTCCATTGGAAGTAAAATTTCAA
- a CDS encoding dienelactone hydrolase family protein translates to MKKEIVIQYNDIGLRGHINFDDDSRCWIIFAHGSGSSRLSSRNNWVADRLNEMGFATILFDLLTEDEDLNYKNRFDISLLAERLLIATNWLMKSEYYRGQPLAYFGASTGAGAALTAAAHHSPFVPLFTVISRGGRPDLAGINDLKNVKVPVLLIVGDKDHQVIDLNQLAMNNLADAKLVLIPGATHLFEEPGTLDEVVKVIGEWLETKLPARSSDGLFI, encoded by the coding sequence ATGAAAAAAGAAATCGTTATTCAATACAATGATATTGGCCTTCGTGGGCATATTAATTTCGATGATGATTCCAGATGCTGGATCATCTTCGCGCATGGGAGCGGGAGTTCTAGACTTAGCTCTCGAAATAATTGGGTGGCGGACCGGTTGAATGAAATGGGTTTTGCTACCATATTATTTGATCTTTTGACCGAGGATGAGGATCTAAATTATAAAAATAGATTTGATATTTCCTTGCTGGCCGAGAGACTTTTAATTGCGACTAATTGGTTGATGAAGAGTGAATACTACAGAGGTCAGCCCTTGGCCTATTTTGGAGCAAGCACAGGCGCAGGGGCCGCGTTGACTGCGGCCGCACATCATTCTCCTTTTGTCCCTTTATTCACCGTAATAAGTCGAGGTGGTCGTCCCGACCTCGCAGGTATCAATGATCTTAAAAATGTAAAAGTACCAGTTCTATTGATCGTGGGTGATAAGGACCATCAGGTGATTGATTTGAACCAATTGGCGATGAATAATCTTGCTGATGCCAAGCTTGTACTTATTCCAGGAGCGACTCACTTGTTTGAAGAGCCAGGTACTCTTGATGAAGTCGTTAAAGTCATAGGTGAATGGCTGGAAACGAAGTTACCAGCAAGGAGCAGTGATGGACTTTTTATTTAA